The following DNA comes from Cryobacterium psychrophilum.
CGACGAGGCGGACGACTTCTTCGTCAGGGTGATCGGCTGTGACCGCATCTATACGCTCGGCCCTTACCGCGACGACGCCGGCACCTGGATGGCCGACCACCTCAATGTGCACCCGCGCACCGTCATGCGCGAGCTGCGGTTCTACCGCTGCGGCACCGGCCCCAACTTCGAGGTCTTCCAGTACGACGCTGCCGACGAGCAGCGTCCCCAGCCCCGCAACAGCGACCTCGGCGGCCACCACCTCGGCTTCTACGTCGACGATCTGGATGCCGCACTCGAGCACCTGCGCAGCAACAACATACGCATCCTCGGCGAGCCCACCTCGAGCTCCCGGTACAGTGAGGGCCAGCGCTGGGTCTACTTCCTGAGCCCGTGGGGCATGCAGTTCGAGCTCGTCTCCTTCCCGAACGGCAAGGCCTACGAGAAGGACGCGCCGGTGCTGCTGTGGCACCCGCTGCGGCCCGGTGAGTGAGAATTGGCAGATGAGCAAAGTAACCACCCGGGACGGCAACGCGAGCACCCGCATCGCCGACAGCATCCGCGCCAGCATCCTCGCCGGTGAATACCCGCCCGACACGCGGATCCGCCAGGAGGACGTTGCTGAGAGGTTCGGCGCGAGCAGGCTGCCGGTGCGGGAGGCCCTGCGCACCCTGGAGTCCGACGGACTCGTCCACCTCGTCGCCAACACGGGCGCCTGGGTCAACCGGCTGACCCTCGCCGACTGCGAGGAGATCTACCAGACCCGTGAGCGCCTCGAACCGCTCCTGCTCCGCTACGCGATGCCCCACCTCGACGACGCCCGGCTCGACCTGCTCGATGAGCTGGCCCAGGCCATGGAGGACACGACCGAGGTCGACGAGTTCCTGCGGCTCGACCGCGAATTCCACCTCTCCTCCTACGAGCCCAGCGGCACCCATATTCTCGGCGACCTCGTGCGCCGGCTCTGGAACTCCACCCAGTTCTACCGCCGCGCCTACACCATGCTCCTCGACGACGACCGTCGGCGGATCATGCACGACGAGCACCACCTGCTCACGACAGCCCTGCGCGAGGGCGACGCAGACGGCGCCGAGCGCGTCGTCGAGTCACACATCCGCCGTACCCGGCTCCAGCTCGCGCGGCATCCGGAGGTCTTCGACCTCCCCACGAGCCGAGAGGCACACTCCAAATGAAAGGCACCCCATGGCGATCGCGACCGTAAACCCCACCACAGGACTGACAGAGCAGGAGTTCGAGGCGCACACCGCCGAGGAGATCGAGCACCGGATCGGCGAGGCGGATGCCGCCCACGCGGCCCTGCGCGCCACCGACTACCCCGAGCGGGCCGGCTGGATGCGGGCCGCCGCCGAGCTGATCGAGGGCGACCTCGACGAGCTCGCGACGCTGCTGACGGTGGAGATGGGCAAGCCCATCGCGCAGTCCCGGGCCGAAGTGCTCAAATGCGCGAAAAACATGCGCTTCTACGCCGAGCACGCCTCCTCATTCCTCGCCGACGAGCAGCTCGCCGACCCCGCCGCCGTGAACGCGACCAGCGCCTGGACGCGGTACGACCCGCTCGGCGTCGTGCTCGCCGTGATGCCGTGGAACTACCCGCTCTGGCAGGTCATCCGCTTCGCCGCGCCCGCGCTCATGGCCGGCAACACGGGCCTACTCAAGCACGCCTCGAACGTGCCGCAGACCGCGATCTACCTCGACACCCTGTTCGAGCGCGGCGGATTCCCGACCGGCTCCTTCCGCACGCTGCTCATCGGCGCCCG
Coding sequences within:
- a CDS encoding VOC family protein — its product is MGIPGLRGTEHIGFTVPDLDEADDFFVRVIGCDRIYTLGPYRDDAGTWMADHLNVHPRTVMRELRFYRCGTGPNFEVFQYDAADEQRPQPRNSDLGGHHLGFYVDDLDAALEHLRSNNIRILGEPTSSSRYSEGQRWVYFLSPWGMQFELVSFPNGKAYEKDAPVLLWHPLRPGE
- a CDS encoding GntR family transcriptional regulator codes for the protein MSKVTTRDGNASTRIADSIRASILAGEYPPDTRIRQEDVAERFGASRLPVREALRTLESDGLVHLVANTGAWVNRLTLADCEEIYQTRERLEPLLLRYAMPHLDDARLDLLDELAQAMEDTTEVDEFLRLDREFHLSSYEPSGTHILGDLVRRLWNSTQFYRRAYTMLLDDDRRRIMHDEHHLLTTALREGDADGAERVVESHIRRTRLQLARHPEVFDLPTSREAHSK